The genome window AGGAAGCAGCATTCGCCATTTGAGGGTCATATTATTTATGAAAGCATGGGATAAAATCGAGGCTGCGTTTTCGCCGGAGGGAACTCCCGAAATACCGGCGGTCATCTGTTACGAGTCCATTTTTGTCCGCGACCACTGGAGCGCAATCACTGATAAACCCTGGTGGTACCAGCATTCGCCGGACATGGAACACCATATGGCCTGGCTCCGTGATGTCATCGGGCGAACGGGCCTCGACTGGTACATGCTTCCGACGTTCTACAGCCGTGAGGACCGTAAACACATTTCAGTGAGTGTTACGCCGGAAGGTGTTTTCCTGTCCGACAGCCGGACCGGGAACAGGGAACTGCTCCATGAACCCCGTGTAAGCGGCTGGTCGGTTTCCGGCGGCATCGAATCGGTCCGTCCCGAAACGCCCGCGCAGACTCCCGAGGAAATCGACCGGCTCATCCCCATCGAAGAAGATTACAATGTCGGCGACATTGTCGCGAACGGCAGGAAGGACCTGGCGGGACGGTTTCTCGGTGAATTCGACGGCGCCGTGTACCCCTATCGCAGGGTCGATTCCCCTCTCTGGCGCTGTTATCACCTCTGGGGATTCGAGGACATGATGGTCATGATCGCCGAACATCCCGAGCTTATCAGGTACGCCGGAAGCCGTTATCTCGAGCTGAGCATCCGCGCAGTCCACGAAGCATCTGTGCTCGGCGCCGCGGGAATTTTCATCGAGGAATGCCTGACCGACATGATCAGCCCCGCCGCATTCAGGGCGCTCAATCTCCCGTTCGTGCGAAGGCTTACCGAGGAAATCCGCTCGCTCGGCATGAGAAGCATCTACTATTTCTGCGGCAATCCGGCCGGAAAGTGGGAATACCTGCTCGATTCCGGCGCCGATGCCCTGTCCTTCGAGGAGGGCAAGAAGGGATTCGAGATCGACATCGGGAATGTGATCGACCGTGTCCGCGGACGATGCGCCGTGCTCGGGAATCTCGATGCCATCAACCTGCTCCCGAACGCCTCCGAAGACAATCTCCGCGCTGAAATTCGCCGTCAGATCAGCGCGGGTCGCCGCAACGGGAGCCGTTTCATCATGAGCATCGGAAGCCCGGTCACACCGGAGACGAGCGTGGAGCAGGTGCGGCGATACTGCGACATGGTGCATGAAATAAAAACTTGAACCGGGATGATCACGATTACAAAAGGATTACCATGATTTTTTAATCCGGGTAATCCCTGTCAATCATGGTAATCGTGGTAATCGTGGTAATCGTGGTTCAAAGCCCCCTGACAGTTTGAATTCAACTATATGATGTTTACACCACGCTTATAAGCAGTGTTCTTTTTTTCTCTTGCCAGTTCTTCACATTTGTATTACATTGTCTTACATGAAAACGAGTATTACCATACGGCTTGATGAAGACCTCGATCGCATTCTCTCTTTAGTGAGCAGGCGAGATGGCCGGACACGGAGCGACGTGGTCAGGGATGCGTTGAGACGGCAGCTCTCCATCCTTATGTTCGATCAACTGAGAAAAGAAACCATGCCTTTCGCTGAGGCGCGCGGGTATCTTACCGATGAAGACGTGTTCCGGGATGTGTCGTGAAAGTCTTTCTCGATACGAATGTACTGGTGAGCGCTTTTGCAACACGCGGACTGTGTGCGGATGTTCTGCGCACGGTTCTTGCCGAACACGAGCTTGTTACCGGAACGTGTGTGCTGGACGAACTCGAACGCGTGCTTGAAAGCCGGTTCGGAATTCCAAAAAAAACAGTCGTTTCCATTATTCTTTTTCTCCGCAGATTTCACATCGAACCGACACCTGAACATTTACCCGATATATCCATACGCGATCCGGATGATTTGAAAGCGCTGGCTTCCGCCTGCGCAGCGAAAGCCGATGTGCTTGTTTCCGGCGATCAGGATATTCTTTCCCTGACCGAATACTGCACTATAGTCATCACCGACCCTCGCGGTTTTTGGAATATGCTGAAAGAATCAGCTGACCCGGATCATTCATAATCGGCGGCCAGAGGTGGAGTGCCCATCCCTGAAAACATCATAGAGCTGAAATGGCCGCACTGCAAAAAAAACCTTGGACCGGGACGGCCACGATGAAGCCGGGATTTCCATGATTTTTAATCCGGGCAATCCCTGTCAATCATGGGAATCGTGGTTCAAAGCCCCCTGACTACATGATACTGTACTCTCAGGGTATTCCTTATAACGATGTTGTAAAAAAAGGGAAGCTTCCCTAAGCGATTAACCTCCTGTTGACCCCATCGGATTCCTTTCGTACATTATACGTGCTTTCCACCATAACGTTTTTTCAGGAGAAATCATGTCATCATTCGACGAACTGATAGCGGTCATGAAACGGCTTCACGATCCGGACGGCTGTCCATGGGATCGCGAGCAGACACACGAAAGCCTCAAGCCGTACCTTGTCGAGGAAACGTACGAGGCGCTCGAAGCCATAGATTCGGGCTCGGACGAGCGTCTTACCGAAGAGCTCGGCGATGTGCTCCTCCAGGTTGTCTTTCACGCGGAGATAGCCGCCCGTGGGGGACGGTTCACCATAGAGGATGTTGTCAGGGGCATCATCGAAAAACTCAAGCGCCGTCATCCTCATGTATACGGCGATACATGTGTTGACGGGTCGGAACAGGTCATAAAGAACTGGGAGGAGATCAAACGCCGCGAGAAACGTGAGAAAAAAGCCGATGGCTCGGTGCTCGATGGCCTTCCGAAAGACCTTCCGGCGCTCATCAAAGCACGGCGCATACAGGAGAAAGTATCACGGGTTGGATTCGACTGGGCGCGAACCGAAGAGGTCATGATGAAAGTCGACGAGGAGCTCAGAGAGCTCAAGGAGGCAAGC of bacterium contains these proteins:
- a CDS encoding uroporphyrinogen decarboxylase family protein; translated protein: MKAWDKIEAAFSPEGTPEIPAVICYESIFVRDHWSAITDKPWWYQHSPDMEHHMAWLRDVIGRTGLDWYMLPTFYSREDRKHISVSVTPEGVFLSDSRTGNRELLHEPRVSGWSVSGGIESVRPETPAQTPEEIDRLIPIEEDYNVGDIVANGRKDLAGRFLGEFDGAVYPYRRVDSPLWRCYHLWGFEDMMVMIAEHPELIRYAGSRYLELSIRAVHEASVLGAAGIFIEECLTDMISPAAFRALNLPFVRRLTEEIRSLGMRSIYYFCGNPAGKWEYLLDSGADALSFEEGKKGFEIDIGNVIDRVRGRCAVLGNLDAINLLPNASEDNLRAEIRRQISAGRRNGSRFIMSIGSPVTPETSVEQVRRYCDMVHEIKT
- a CDS encoding ribbon-helix-helix domain-containing protein, translated to MKTSITIRLDEDLDRILSLVSRRDGRTRSDVVRDALRRQLSILMFDQLRKETMPFAEARGYLTDEDVFRDVS
- a CDS encoding putative toxin-antitoxin system toxin component, PIN family, yielding MKVFLDTNVLVSAFATRGLCADVLRTVLAEHELVTGTCVLDELERVLESRFGIPKKTVVSIILFLRRFHIEPTPEHLPDISIRDPDDLKALASACAAKADVLVSGDQDILSLTEYCTIVITDPRGFWNMLKESADPDHS
- the mazG gene encoding nucleoside triphosphate pyrophosphohydrolase, with the protein product MSSFDELIAVMKRLHDPDGCPWDREQTHESLKPYLVEETYEALEAIDSGSDERLTEELGDVLLQVVFHAEIAARGGRFTIEDVVRGIIEKLKRRHPHVYGDTCVDGSEQVIKNWEEIKRREKREKKADGSVLDGLPKDLPALIKARRIQEKVSRVGFDWARTEEVMMKVDEELRELKEASQAQNREAIEEELGDLLFAIANLARFVSLCPEDALRKTIDKFQRRFRYIERELPKRGLKLGEASLEEMDKLWEEIKKEERDKPNQKN